GCCCTCGGTACCCATGGTGATGCCGTCGCTGATCGAGACGGTGTTGAACTCCATGGGCGTGCCGCCCGCGGCGCGGACACCCGCCTTCACCCGCTCCGCCAGCTCGCGCAGGTGGTAGTTGCAAGGGCCGATTTCGATCCAGGTGTTCGCGATGCCGATGATGGGCTTGGCGAGATCCTCGTCCGTGAAGCCGATGGCCTTCAGCATGGCGCGGGCGGGGGCGCGATGGGCGCCCTGGGTGATCACGCGGCTGCGCCAGTTGAGCGGCCGGCTGAGGGGCTGATCGTGGGGTTGTCCTGCGTCCGTCATGGTCTTCCTTATTGGGGAAGGCCGCCGACCTCGTGATGGCAGGACCGAATCGAAAAGGCCCCGCATCGAGGAGGTGCGGGGCCGGTTTCGGTGTCAGTTCCGAACTAGGGGGCCCCCACCTCGCCGCTAATAATCAGCACGGCGGGAATGGTCACCAGGCTTACCACCAGGCGTACAGACACGGGCGAAATCGCCGCGGCTGCCAGGTGGTTGGGGTGATGGGGGTTCATAGCGCTCGAGTGTCCGTGGTTGCATGGGGGCTGTCAAGGCAGGAGTCGGATCGTCATTCCGAATCGCGTCCCAACTCATGGTTGGGACACGGCAGCGCCGAGGCGCTGAAGGATGCAGGCACCCAGGCCGCGGGTTCCCTGGGGGTGGCGGGCGCCCTTGAGATCACCCGTGCCATGGCCCTCCTGAAGGGTCTGGTGGACGGCGGTTTCAATCTCCTGGGCCTCGCTGGAAAGGTTCAGCGCATGGCGCAACAGCATGGCGGCCGAGAGGATGGTACCGATGGGATTGGCGCGATCCTGGCCCGCGATGTCGGGAGCGGAGCCGTGGATGGGTTCATAGACGCCCACGCTCCCTCCCAGACTCGCCGAAGGCAGCAGCCCCAGGGAGCCCGCCAGCACGGCGGCTTCGTCGCTCAGGATGTCGCCGAAGAGGTTCTCCGTGAGCACCACGTCGAATTCCCGGGGCTTCGTGATGAGCGCCATGGCGAAGCTGTCCACGTAGGCGTGCTGGACCTTCACCTCGGGATAGAGCGGCGCCATGTCATCGACCACCTGCCGCCAGAGACGCGAGGTCTCCAGCACGTTGGCTTTGTCCACGGAGACCAGGTGGTTTCGGCGGCCCAGGGCCAGCTCGAAAGCCACCTTGGCCACCCGCTCGATCTCGGGGCGCGTGTAGGGCAGCGTGTTCACCGCAGTCTGGTCAGAGTAGGAACGCGGTTCGCCGAAGTAGAGTCCACCGGAGAGTTCACGCACGAACATCACGTCCGTGCCGCGCACCACCTCAGGCTTCAGGGGCGAAGCATCCTCCAGGGCCGGATGCACGGTCACCGGACGCAGGTTCGCGTAGAGCCCCAGGGCTTTGCGCAGCCTCAAAAGGCCCGATTCCGGGCGCTGGTGGCGGGGATGTTTGTCCCAGGCGGGACCACCCACGGCGCCCAACAACACGGCATCGCTGGCGCGGCACAGCTCCAGGGTGGCCTCGGGCAGCGGATCACCCGTGGCATCCACCGCGGCGCCACCGATGAGAGCTTCCTGGAAGTGGAAGCGGTGACCAAAGCGCTCGGCCACGGCCTTCAAGCAGGCCACGGCTTCGGCCGTAACCTCAGGGCCCACGCCGTCGCCCGGCAGAACGCAGATGCGCGCTTCCACGATCACACCCCCCAGCCGTACTGATCCGGGTTCGCATCGGTTCCCTCGACGGGGAGGATGGCGGGTTTCGGCGCAGCCTTGGCGGGTTCCGCCGTCTCGATTTTAGGTTCGGGCATTCTGTCCTCCATTTACGACCTCGCCTCAGCAGGCACGGGAGTGGCGAGGGCCCGGCGAGAGAAAAGCACCTTGTTGGTGGCGTTGAGGTAGGCGCGCACGCTGGCCTCCACGATGTCCGTGCTGGCGCCTTTGCCACCGTGGGCCACGCCATCGAATTCCACCTGGATGAACACCTCGCCCACGGCATCGGCGCCGCCAGTGATGGCGTGGATGCGGAAATCGAGCAGGCGGCCCTTCAGGCCCGTGAGCTTGTCCACCGCGGCGAACACGGCGTTCACGGGGCCATCCCCCATGGCGGTTTCCGTGTGCTCGCCTTCCTCGCTGGCCAGGGTGACCAGGGCCGTGGCCCACATGGAGGTGCCGGCGGTGGCTTGAAGGGCTCGCAGCTTAAACGTCTCGGGGATGTGCGTGAGGCCATCGCGGACGATGGCCAACAGATCCTCGTCGAAGATCTCCTTCTTCTGGTCGCTGAGCTTGGTGAAGAGCTTGTACGCCTTGTCCAGCTCGGCCCGCTCCAGCGGGTAGCCCAGTTCCTCGAACCGCTTGGCCAGGGCGTGGCGGCCCGAATGCTT
This sequence is a window from Geothrix sp. PMB-07. Protein-coding genes within it:
- the leuB gene encoding 3-isopropylmalate dehydrogenase translates to MEARICVLPGDGVGPEVTAEAVACLKAVAERFGHRFHFQEALIGGAAVDATGDPLPEATLELCRASDAVLLGAVGGPAWDKHPRHQRPESGLLRLRKALGLYANLRPVTVHPALEDASPLKPEVVRGTDVMFVRELSGGLYFGEPRSYSDQTAVNTLPYTRPEIERVAKVAFELALGRRNHLVSVDKANVLETSRLWRQVVDDMAPLYPEVKVQHAYVDSFAMALITKPREFDVVLTENLFGDILSDEAAVLAGSLGLLPSASLGGSVGVYEPIHGSAPDIAGQDRANPIGTILSAAMLLRHALNLSSEAQEIETAVHQTLQEGHGTGDLKGARHPQGTRGLGACILQRLGAAVSQP